The Chryseobacterium sp. JV274 sequence GATTTCCTGTACATAAGGCTCTCTGTCCAGTACAAATAAAGTGTCTCCCTTTTTTACTTCCTGATTAGTGGTGACATATACTTTTTTCACTTTCCCTAAAACCTGAGTGGTAATATCCACACTCCTGTTTCCCACCTTTACATCAGAAGTGATAGGACAGTAGTAATTTAAGCTTAATATCAAAGCAATAGATCCGAAGATAGGTAATGAATATACCACCACCTGTGTGGTAAATGTCCAAGGGATCAGTTTTAATTTTTTAATAAGGAGCCAGCATATTCCGGCATATATTGCGACGAGTAGTTCCAGCATATTTGTTAATTTTCGAGGGTTTTAAATTCTTCTTCAGTAGAATCTGTGTTATCCATGTCTTTTTTAGGGGGTTCTGGGTTTCCGTAATCATAGTTGGCCCAGATTAACGCAATCGGCCATAAAAGGCCTCCGAAAACAAGGGAAAGGAGGCACATACTTTTTATGGCGTTCAGCTGAGGATGTTTTTTTTTCTCAGCTACTTTTTCCGGATAGATATGAACTTTCCAGAAAAGATAAATTCCTGCAATAGGTAAAACAAGTAAAATTAACCAAGAAGCAGAATTTGCTATATTATCTTCTAAGCTGCCTGTTGATGCCTGAACAAAATTGCATGATAATAACAGGCAAAGAAGTAAGGATATTCTTTGCATAAAATAATTGTATGAGGTAATAATAAAATGTAAACAAGGTTGTAACCTGGCGGTCAGTATTTAACCTGCCGATTACTGTGAATCTTAAGAAATATTAAAGGTAATTCAATAATAAGTCGTTTTTTTAGGTGATATTTTTCTCATTTTGCTTTTTAATTAATGGTATAATAGTGTTTTGAGTAAGCAAAAATAGAATGAATAAAGTGAGAAAAAGTATTCCTAAGTTATTTTTTTCTTTCGTTCCTTTTTTTATGGATACGGGCTGTCATTCTTGAAAGTGAGTTGGGAGTGATACCCAGAAAATTAGCAATATACTTTCTGTTGGCATTCTGTGAAGTAAAAGGACGGGTTTCCAGAAACTCTTCATACCGGGAATGCGGGGAAGTAGAACAAAACTGTTCTGTACGTACTTTTAATATACTGATGATCTGTTTCAAAGATTTGAGATATACATTATAAATCCCTCTGTTCTGAAATGCAGCTTCTTCAAATTCATTCTTGTTGAAAAGGAAAATCTGACTTTCCAATACGGCTTCTATAGTATATTTTCCTTCATTTTTATTAGCATATGACTCCGGGCTTTCCATAATGGCAGCTTCCTTTTCAGAAGGGAGAAAAAGATTGCTTTCAACGCCGTCTTCATCATCAAAGAAAAACCTTAATAATCCATGGGAAAGAATGAATAATTGATTAAAAGACTTGCCGGGTTCTGTAAGCTTTTCTTTTCTTTGAAGCAATTTTGGGGTACTGATATTAACCAAAATAGTAATTTCTTCATCAGAAAGTTCCTGAAAAAAAGAGATATTTCTGAAAGTTTTAAATGAGTCCATTACAGCAGTAAAGATAAATAAAAATAATACACGGATATTCGTTGAGTCGCCATGAGGATTTCATAGAAGTTTTTTTTAGATTTGTGGGTATTATACAATTTGAGATACCATGAACAATAACCGAAGAAGTTTTATTAAAAAACTGGGAATTGCAACAGCCGCACTTGCCGTAAACCCACTGGATCTAATGGCTGCCGAATTACCTGAACCTATTGTCACAGCTGTAAATAAACCGATTGTCCTTTCTACCTGGAATTTCGGATTAAAAGCTAACGAAGAAGCATGGACGATCCTTGGAAAAGGAGGAAAGGCTTTGGATGCAGTAGAAAAAGGAGTTCGTCTTGTAGAATTAGATCCTAAAGAAAGAAGTGTGGGGTATGGAGGCCGTCCGGACAGAGATGGAAGAGTAACGCTGGATGCCTGTATCATGGATGAAAATTATAATATTGGTTCAGTAGCATGTCTGGAGCATGTGAAAAACCCTATTTCCGTTGCCAGAGCAGTTATGGAAAAAACACCCCATGTTATGCTGGTAGGTGACGGAGCATTGCAGTTTGCCCTTTCACAAGGATTTAAAAAAGAAAATCTTCTCACTCCGGAATCTGAAAAAGAATGGAAAGAATGGTTAAAAACCAGCCAGTATAAACCCATTGCCAATAT is a genomic window containing:
- a CDS encoding DUF3302 domain-containing protein, with the protein product MQRISLLLCLLLSCNFVQASTGSLEDNIANSASWLILLVLPIAGIYLFWKVHIYPEKVAEKKKHPQLNAIKSMCLLSLVFGGLLWPIALIWANYDYGNPEPPKKDMDNTDSTEEEFKTLEN
- a CDS encoding Crp/Fnr family transcriptional regulator: MDSFKTFRNISFFQELSDEEITILVNISTPKLLQRKEKLTEPGKSFNQLFILSHGLLRFFFDDEDGVESNLFLPSEKEAAIMESPESYANKNEGKYTIEAVLESQIFLFNKNEFEEAAFQNRGIYNVYLKSLKQIISILKVRTEQFCSTSPHSRYEEFLETRPFTSQNANRKYIANFLGITPNSLSRMTARIHKKRNERKK
- a CDS encoding isoaspartyl peptidase/L-asparaginase family protein is translated as MNNNRRSFIKKLGIATAALAVNPLDLMAAELPEPIVTAVNKPIVLSTWNFGLKANEEAWTILGKGGKALDAVEKGVRLVELDPKERSVGYGGRPDRDGRVTLDACIMDENYNIGSVACLEHVKNPISVARAVMEKTPHVMLVGDGALQFALSQGFKKENLLTPESEKEWKEWLKTSQYKPIANIENHDTIGMIALDAQGNLSGACTTSGMAFKMHGRVGDSPIIGAGLFVDNEVGAATATGHGEEVIRTVGTHLVVELMRQGRNPQEACKEAVDRIVKIAQRRNKNLKDIQVGFIAINKQGEYGSYCIQDGFNFAVYDQKGNRLEKPEFALK